One window of the Candidatus Rokuibacteriota bacterium genome contains the following:
- a CDS encoding glycosyltransferase translates to MRLLLANNHCISDPTAGLTHSLRTIMRWLAGAGHACHVLTTARFESPVTFTIEEHLSQLGVPVARVPAKRGMAKQANKRQRRAAGRPIVHYTVDGVPVTLLLTRHNDESRPDRAEATQYQELLEQLLDEFAPDQLIACNGHPMIQQALAMARKRGVTTVFTVRGFGYYERRYFEHADHVFTCSQYLTDLYREKVGLISTPIEPPIEWSNVIAPTESRAFVTFVHPAPHKGLLLFARLADMLGSRRPDIPILVIQSGQSGGSLNAIPGIDFSKYPQIMAAPPVPTPADFFALTRILLVPSVWEEPFGRVAAEAMINAIPAIVSNRGSLPQVIGGDFSAGGGGRVLPIPDWLTFKTFRLPSEEEVQPWFDAVCALWDDPTLYQRVATRARQIAEERYSEQVSRKQHVDYFTSLRPGGRLFM, encoded by the coding sequence GTGCGGCTTCTCCTGGCCAATAACCATTGCATCAGCGACCCGACCGCCGGCCTGACGCACAGCCTCCGCACGATCATGCGCTGGCTGGCGGGGGCCGGCCATGCCTGCCACGTTCTCACCACGGCCCGCTTCGAGAGCCCCGTCACCTTCACGATCGAGGAGCACTTGAGCCAGCTTGGCGTCCCGGTGGCGCGCGTCCCCGCGAAGCGCGGGATGGCGAAACAGGCCAACAAAAGACAGCGCCGCGCGGCCGGCCGGCCCATCGTTCACTACACAGTCGACGGGGTCCCTGTCACCTTGCTTCTGACCCGCCACAACGACGAATCGCGGCCCGACCGTGCGGAGGCCACGCAGTACCAGGAACTGCTCGAACAGCTCCTGGACGAGTTTGCCCCGGACCAGTTGATCGCCTGCAACGGGCACCCGATGATCCAGCAGGCTTTGGCGATGGCCCGGAAACGTGGCGTGACAACCGTCTTTACCGTCCGGGGCTTCGGCTATTACGAGCGGCGATACTTCGAGCACGCGGATCACGTCTTTACGTGCAGCCAATACCTGACCGATCTCTACCGCGAGAAGGTGGGGCTGATCAGCACACCCATCGAGCCGCCGATCGAGTGGTCGAACGTGATCGCGCCCACGGAGTCGCGTGCCTTCGTAACCTTCGTCCACCCGGCGCCTCACAAGGGGTTGCTGCTGTTCGCACGCCTGGCCGACATGCTGGGATCGAGGCGACCGGACATCCCCATCCTGGTCATCCAATCCGGCCAAAGCGGCGGCTCGCTGAACGCCATTCCCGGCATCGACTTCAGCAAGTACCCGCAGATCATGGCCGCGCCGCCCGTTCCTACCCCGGCCGACTTCTTCGCGTTGACCCGCATCCTCCTGGTGCCCTCGGTGTGGGAGGAGCCGTTCGGTCGGGTGGCGGCGGAAGCGATGATCAACGCGATTCCCGCGATTGTCAGCAACCGCGGGTCCTTGCCCCAGGTTATCGGCGGGGATTTCTCCGCTGGTGGGGGCGGACGGGTATTGCCCATCCCCGACTGGCTGACGTTCAAGACCTTTCGGCTCCCCAGCGAAGAGGAGGTCCAGCCGTGGTTCGACGCCGTCTGTGCGCTGTGGGACGATCCCACTCTGTATCAGCGCGTGGCTACCCGAGCGCGTCAGATCGCCGAAGAGCGCTACAGTGAACAAGTGTCGCGTAAACAGCACGTCGACTACTTTACTTCATTGAGGCCGGGAGGCCGCCTGTTTATGTAG